taaaaaaatacaccactttgggcgttatggtgaagtaaagtttagttgcattgaacaatttaaaaaaagtgaaaaacacccctttttaaataaatggtatctcccaaagtatgaaataaaaaaaaataaaaaaaatatgaaacaggtacacaatgcattgttattaggcatacactaattattttttataattaaatgaacaaaacaaaaatatcgttcatcaaaatagtaccaatatccattttaaaaaaccttaaaaaaggacaaaatttgtcaaaaacacaaatttggccgttgccatggaaatatacttgtgaaataaaaaatacttcatatttgatttctctcaacaaatatatagccatgtgcaaaatttgaaagaaatccatttttttgagtctgccactctttttgatatttctttgattcttacagacaatggctcttatcTTAAGAGGTTatgtataaaaacaattttaaaaagtgaatttaaaatttgacattttgaaagtgttatattaatatttttgtattagaATTATTAGTTCCAGCAGAGATATATTCCAAGGGTAAATATgctattaaaatatacaaagatGAGCTTCAAAATGGTGAAATCTCAGTTGTGAATTCAAGATGTATGTTTCTTGGAAAAGAAGGTGCTGGCAAGACAAGTTGTGTAAAGGCTATGCTTGGTGAAAGGTAACAAATAACCAGAGaattctaaaattaattttactctTTCCTGTTTGTAGTATATGTATCAATAGTTTTTAGAAAGAAAGCCCatttgtttattcaaataaacattattccctgtattaaatttaattttcaaacagAATTATTGAAACTtagaaattgtaaaattatgtttaatactagtgttgttaaaattattattagatgatttttttttactcaaGTGCATAGTTGTATAAAGTAAACCTATGCTAACTAGGATtgcctttttatttattttttcataatttctGTTTTTCAGTGAATAATATATGTTTCAGTCTTGAATATTCTAATTATGTTTAACTTTACTATGCATTATTATAATAGGTTTAATTCCAGAGAGCCGTCAACAGATGGTATTGTAACAACTACAGTGTTTCAAGCAAAGAAGGATTGTAGAAAGTGGAAGAAAGTGAAAGATGTAGATGGTGAGTTAGCATCAAACAAACTCTTGAAACTTTAACAAATGAACAAAGCATTGTTcaattacatacagtataaagaCAGAATGAACAATATTAGAAAGTATTTAAacatgtatttaatttttaaatattgttgatCTATAAATATACATGTTTCATATTTCTTGCTTTGTAAAGGTGTTAAACTATCCCAGCAAATTCGTGCACATGCGttagaaaagaaattaaatgaaGGTAGGTACAtactaaaacattaaaatgttattttttatatctgcAGATTTAGGTATATCAAGCAATATTATTACCATagtgatttttttaattgtgtttaaaaGGCAATGATAACACCTGGGCTCAAGTGGTGAATATTGCAAGGAAAGGTTTAACACTGGCAACAGGAAAGGTAGATGTGAGTGACATAAAACTAGTATATGGGACTACGCTGGTCAACTAGACTACTACATAACACACAGGGTATGTTTGTTTTATGCATCTTTATTATTTGGAAAAATTTGTgtgtaaaatcatatttaaaacTAGATGTGCATCATTTGCTTCTTTCTTAAGGcaactcagacagcatcgtATGGCGTTTTGACTCGTCTGTCCTGTCTGTGTTGATTCCTGACAAGACGAGGCCTATCGAGTTGTCTTGATATAGTGTCGGGCGTATAGTTTTTAGATCATCAGGGGAACATCAATATGTTTAATTTTCCTCCGACGAGATGACTCGTCTGAGTGGCCATTATGGGTATACTCATACTGTAATGACTGAGCATGAGCTCTAAGTGCCATTCTCGTAAATTCATGAACATTGAGTTATTAAATTACTGCATAGCATTCCGAAGCTTAAGCTGAGATTCACTTAAGGTGTACTTACTACAAATAAAACCCACagcaatatgtacagtataacat
This region of Antedon mediterranea chromosome 8, ecAntMedi1.1, whole genome shotgun sequence genomic DNA includes:
- the LOC140056378 gene encoding uncharacterized protein isoform X2; amino-acid sequence: MKHGASLSLGNKDGNTPLHLYLHSIYTITLEIVTFLIKHGASLTFQNKDGDTPLHLCRSGIPTLETVKFLIQQGASLTLQNKEGSTPMTILKNNTNKIYPDERKKILKFDFDKLLVPAEIYSKGKYAIKIYKDELQNGEISVVNSRCMFLGKEGAGKTSCVKAMLGERFNSREPSTDGIVTTTVFQAKKDCRKWKKVKDVDGVKLSQQIRAHALEKKLNEGNDNTWAQVVNIARKGLTLATGKVDVSDIKLVYGTTLVN
- the LOC140056378 gene encoding uncharacterized protein isoform X1, coding for MKHGASLSLGNKDGNTPLHLYLHSIYTITLEIVTFLIKHGASLTFQNKNGNTPLHLYLRYGHCTLEIMTFLIQQHAESLSLQNKDGDTPLHLCRSGIPTLETVKFLIQQGASLTLQNKEGSTPMTILKNNTNKIYPDERKKILKFDFDKLLVPAEIYSKGKYAIKIYKDELQNGEISVVNSRCMFLGKEGAGKTSCVKAMLGERFNSREPSTDGIVTTTVFQAKKDCRKWKKVKDVDGVKLSQQIRAHALEKKLNEGNDNTWAQVVNIARKGLTLATGKVDVSDIKLVYGTTLVN